A genomic segment from Necator americanus strain Aroian chromosome III, whole genome shotgun sequence encodes:
- a CDS encoding hypothetical protein (NECATOR_CHRIII.G10937.T1) → MKRCGPTAALTIFVGYAPSSYEEEVEAFYMDLEKFYRENHVFYKVIIGDFNAKIGPRRTLEGLHVGTHSLQCLS, encoded by the coding sequence atgaaaagatgtggtccaaccgcagctttgactatcttcgtcggtTACGCtccatcaagctacgaagaagaagtcgaagcattctatatggacctggagaagttctatcGAGAAAATCATgtcttctacaaggtcataattggcgatttcaacgccaaaattggcccaagaagaacgcttGAGGGACTTCACGTCGGGACCCACAGCCTACAATgtttatcatga
- a CDS encoding hypothetical protein (NECATOR_CHRIII.G10938.T1), with amino-acid sequence MDNIDEEYDRFVEHLHDCAKKAESFKTTKRRLSLEPLELIRQSGAARAAGNQELTSELARLCREAIKEDLKERRAEVLAEAAEAGKSIRYARRDFASRKTLSETQREQPLHREGGWRKSSATSTLISSTAMSTCLLTI; translated from the coding sequence atggacaacatcgacgaggaatatgaccggtttgttgaacaccttcacgactgcgcgaagaaggccgagagttttaaaaccaccaagagacgcctgtctcttgaacctcttgagctgatacgccagagtggagcagcacgagccgcagggaaccaagaactcacgtccgagctcgcaaggctttgcagagaggcgataaaggaagaccttaaagagagaagagcagaagtgctggctgaagctgcagaggcggggaaaagtatccgctatgcccgtcgagacttcgccagtcgcaagacgctCTCCgaaacccaaagggaacagccattgcatcgagaagggggatggagaaaatcatctgcgacttctactctgatctcttcaacagccatgtccacttgcctcctcaccatctga
- a CDS encoding hypothetical protein (NECATOR_CHRIII.G10939.T2) yields MKDSHASKQGFEKDSARLTTSTVSKLIEVSREYKMPLCLTFIDLKKTFDSVETEVVVEALDNQGAPTQYIKVLRELYSNFTTGISPFYKNIIIDVNRGVRQGDTISPKIFTATLENAMRKLEWDDMGVKVDGRQLHHLRFADDIVLMTPGISQAERILTELDETCGCTGLQLSLQETMFMRNGWVSDAPFTLNGTNISECTSYVYLGRELNMMNDLTPELSRRRRAAWGAYKSIEDVVKKTRNTRLRAHLFNTTVLPALTYASETRAFRKQEENARTTGRPPTRWSDFFTKSFKEKYDALRVPRERRNHWATLAHDRDKWKNYWRPLDQFEDQRESR; encoded by the exons atgaaggacagccatgcgagcaagcagggtttcgaaaaggattcagcacgattgaccacatccactgtttcgaaactcatcgaggtatcacgagagtacaagatgccgctctgtctcaccttcatcgacttaaagaagaccttcgactcagttgagacggaagtggtcgtggaagccttggacaaccaaggcgcccctactcagtacataaaggtacttcgagagttgtacagtaacttcacgaccggaatttcgccattctacaagaacatcatcattgacgtgaacaggggggtccgacagggtgatacaatttcacccaaaatattcacagccaccctcgagaacgcaatgcgaaagttggaatgggacgacatgggagtgaaggttgatggtcggcagctacaccatttgcgctttgctgatgacatcgtactgatgaCACCtggcatcagccaagcggaacgaatacTGACCGAATtggacgaaacatgtggatgcaccGGTCTTCAGCTGAGTCTGCAAGAGACAATGTTCATGcgaaacggatgggtctcggatgccccattcacgctcaacggaacgaacatatctgaatgcaccagctacgtttatctgggtcgggaactgaacatgatgaacgacctgacccccgagctgagCAGAAGGAGACGAGcagcttggggagcgtacaagagcatcgaggatgtagtgaagaagaccaggaacacccggctccgtgctcacctcttcaacaccaccgtacttcctgctttgacttatgcttcggaaaccagggcatttcgcaagcaggaagaaaacgcg cgcactacaggaagaccgccgacccgatggtcagatttcttcacgaagtccttcaaagaaaaatatgatgctcttcgtgtcccacgcgaaaggaggaaccactgggctactctggcacacgatcgggacaaatggaagaattactggcgcccgctcgaccagttcgaagatcaacgggagtcaaggtga
- a CDS encoding hypothetical protein (NECATOR_CHRIII.G10939.T1) — translation MKDSHASKQGFEKDSARLTTSTVSKLIEVSREYKMPLCLTFIDLKKTFDSVETEVVVEALDNQGAPTQYIKVLRELYSNFTTGISPFYKNIIIDVNRGVRQGDTISPKIFTATLENAMRKLEWDDMGVKVDGRQLHHLRFADDIVLMTPGISQAERILTELDETCGCTGLQLSLQETMFMRNGWVSDAPFTLNGTNISECTSYVYLGRELNMMNDLTPELSRRRRAAWGAYKSIEDVVKKTRNTRLRAHLFNTTVLPALTYASETRAFRKQEENAVSVIESRFTQVRDGIRSSLLRQRSRIRDAATFAKKNKIRWPDT, via the coding sequence atgaaggacagccatgcgagcaagcagggtttcgaaaaggattcagcacgattgaccacatccactgtttcgaaactcatcgaggtatcacgagagtacaagatgccgctctgtctcaccttcatcgacttaaagaagaccttcgactcagttgagacggaagtggtcgtggaagccttggacaaccaaggcgcccctactcagtacataaaggtacttcgagagttgtacagtaacttcacgaccggaatttcgccattctacaagaacatcatcattgacgtgaacaggggggtccgacagggtgatacaatttcacccaaaatattcacagccaccctcgagaacgcaatgcgaaagttggaatgggacgacatgggagtgaaggttgatggtcggcagctacaccatttgcgctttgctgatgacatcgtactgatgaCACCtggcatcagccaagcggaacgaatacTGACCGAATtggacgaaacatgtggatgcaccGGTCTTCAGCTGAGTCTGCAAGAGACAATGTTCATGcgaaacggatgggtctcggatgccccattcacgctcaacggaacgaacatatctgaatgcaccagctacgtttatctgggtcgggaactgaacatgatgaacgacctgacccccgagctgagCAGAAGGAGACGAGcagcttggggagcgtacaagagcatcgaggatgtagtgaagaagaccaggaacacccggctccgtgctcacctcttcaacaccaccgtacttcctgctttgacttatgcttcggaaaccagggcatttcgcaagcaggaagaaaacgcggtgagcgtcattgaatcccgtttcacgcaagtgagggatgggattcgaagttctctcttacgtcaacgatcgaggattagagacgccgccacgtttgccaagaaaaacaaaataaggtggccggacacgtga
- a CDS encoding hypothetical protein (NECATOR_CHRIII.G10940.T1) — protein MLYFEFNKEPVRDHCFSLPNCWCAEAEAVRHLRIDHVLVFLLTDRVRGSSTRRGYGEHPSTINSAHSSGFAGDIMFRKPNDDDDCVGSRKVVKAKPLPMKYSQKLSMTGKDFVSFGSEGGNAYTRNESEANSSSSLSGTSLTEDEKNKIHAKILKAEMKGDMELVEKLKRKLEGESATKDPVILLKRSRSGNIMPAHGIKDSGFVESSSRIQREYGKNQTFRDMVQEEKSSSAEDQLMLFHKSIIRYVPPLRRILECVAENQLRLHSSETYATEGTGTCTRVDN, from the exons ATGCtatattttgaatttaacAAGGAACCCGTTCGGGATCATTGTTTTTCATTACCG AATTGTTGGTGTGCTGAAGCTGAAGCAGTTAGACATCTTCGAATTGATCATGTATTGGTCTTTTTGCTGACTGATCGGGTGCGAGGATCCTCAACTCGTCGGGGTTATGGCGAACATCCAAGCACCATTAACTCTGCACATTCCAGCGGATTCGCCG GAGATATTATGTTTCGTAAAccaaatgatgatgatgactgTGTTGGATCTCGGAAGGTGGTGAAGGCCAAACCTTTGCCAATGAAATATTCACAGAAGCTTTCTATGACTGGGAAG GATTTCGTGTCGTTTGGCAGCGAAGGTGGAAACGCGTACACAAGAAATGAATCGGAAGCGAACTCCTCCTCCTCGCTAAGTGGAACTAGCTTAACAGAGgacgaaaagaataaaatccaTGCAAAAATATTGAAGGCGGAAATGAAGGGCGATATG GAACTAGTAGAGAAGCTCAAACGTAAACTGGAGGGCGAATCTGCGACGAAAGATCCGGTCATTCTTCTGAAACGAAGTCGATCGGGGAACATTATGCCTGCTCATGGTATCAAGGACTCTGGCTTTGTTGAG TCCTCTTCACGTATTCAGAGGGAGTACGGGAAAAACCAAACCTTCAGAGACATGGTACAGGAAGAGAAATCATCAAGTGCAGAAGATCAGCTCATGCTGTTTCACAAATCAATTATT AGGTACGTACCACCTTTGCGCCGCATCCTCGAATGCGTGGCTGAAAATCAGTTACGTCTccattcaagtgaaacttATGCTACTGAAGGAACCGGAACATGTACAAGAGTG GACAATTAG
- a CDS encoding hypothetical protein (NECATOR_CHRIII.G10940.T2) — MWELVVCQGCATAITESRQALKSSRDIMFRKPNDDDDCVGSRKVVKAKPLPMKYSQKLSMTGKDFVSFGSEGGNAYTRNESEANSSSSLSGTSLTEDEKNKIHAKILKAEMKGDMELVEKLKRKLEGESATKDPVILLKRSRSGNIMPAHGIKDSGFVESSSRIQREYGKNQTFRDMVQEEKSSSAEDQLMLFHKSIIVSYISKSEIHEQDSISAV, encoded by the exons ATGTGGGAACTGGTGGTATGTCAGGGATGCGCGACCGCAATCACAGAATCTAGACAAGCTTTGAAATCCTCAA GAGATATTATGTTTCGTAAAccaaatgatgatgatgactgTGTTGGATCTCGGAAGGTGGTGAAGGCCAAACCTTTGCCAATGAAATATTCACAGAAGCTTTCTATGACTGGGAAG GATTTCGTGTCGTTTGGCAGCGAAGGTGGAAACGCGTACACAAGAAATGAATCGGAAGCGAACTCCTCCTCCTCGCTAAGTGGAACTAGCTTAACAGAGgacgaaaagaataaaatccaTGCAAAAATATTGAAGGCGGAAATGAAGGGCGATATG GAACTAGTAGAGAAGCTCAAACGTAAACTGGAGGGCGAATCTGCGACGAAAGATCCGGTCATTCTTCTGAAACGAAGTCGATCGGGGAACATTATGCCTGCTCATGGTATCAAGGACTCTGGCTTTGTTGAG TCCTCTTCACGTATTCAGAGGGAGTACGGGAAAAACCAAACCTTCAGAGACATGGTACAGGAAGAGAAATCATCAAGTGCAGAAGATCAGCTCATGCTGTTTCACAAATCAATTATTGTGAGTTATATTTCGAAATCAGAAATCCACGAACAGGATTCTATTTCCGCCGTATGA